The Leptodactylus fuscus isolate aLepFus1 chromosome 1, aLepFus1.hap2, whole genome shotgun sequence nucleotide sequence AGAATAGAAGAACAGGCATGGATTAATTACAACACTGTCTTACACCCTGTAATAGAAAGACATGCAGACTGCTGTTAATAGAGGCAATGTGAGTGACAAGGGAAGACATTTTgggaacttttttcttcccattggTAATAAAACCACAGAAAGCCCTGGCAGCATCAAAACAAAAGTGCAACATAGAGCTGGACAAGATAATAAAATAATGATAATTTCTTATGAGGTGGTGGCATTGTCTAGTGAGTGTTCAGACACATATGGGTCTGCATTATGTTTATAAGctttaaaatccctttaaataaggaaTGCAGAAATATAGCTTTCTTTATTACATAGAAATAATAAAGTATGTGTTTTCAGTGACATCTGTGACATATTGTGAATAAAGAAAGCCAGAAATAAACATTTATAAAGCTACGGATTACATTTTAAAGAGTGTATCCAAACATAACATTTCACCAGAACATCCTGAactacattacatacaggggtGGCAACCCGGAGAATGTATTATGGTAAATACTGGAATGCTCTAAAAGAGTCTTGCTGTTATCTTCCTTCACAAAGTCATTTTGTGCAATTATCTGCAAACATAAATAGAACTTCTAGATTAATTCTAGAACtaacatttttgttattttacaggAAGTTTGGGAATTGTGTTTGTTTTATTTGTGTATGCTATGACTGCCTGAGTGACATTTACACAAAAGTTAAAGGATAATATTGTTCAGTGGCTTTTACACAtaatttcccaaactctgctaccaAAGCACCTCTGTAATAGACCAAAAAACTGTGATTTTTCTATTGATCTGTCAACATTCCAGCACACTGCTATGGTACTGCTATAGTTACATATCAAGGTACCTGACTGATACAAAGGAAGCAGTTATTCCAGTATTCATGATGCTATTTTGTATATCTCTTGAGTATATGGATTTTTATGTGTGACTTTTACGTGTGATTTTAGGGAGATATTGGGCAGTGAAGAGGTATGGCCTCTTCTTCTGGCTAGCAATGTGGTTCCTGCTATCATACAGCTGATGGTTCTTCCTTGGGTTCCTGAGAGTCCTCGATATTTGTTAATTGATTTGAAAGACAAGGATTCCTGTGTAGTTGGTAAGAATTATGTTAATAACTGGTTCAAATCTATGTTGTTGTCTCATAACCCTGAAGAGCTGAACTTATCATTGTATCCAGCTTTACGCAGGCTTCGGGGGAACTGTGATTTTAGTGGTGAGGTGGAGGAGATGATGGCAGAGCAGAGAGCTATACAAGGACAAAGACCTAAGAGCCTTTGTGAGCTTATACGGGAGCCATCCCTACGACGGCAAATTCTCACTATAGTGGTTCTCAGCAGTGCTATGCAACTCTGTGGTAATGACTCGGTGAGGCAAAACATGATCTATCATTTATATTCATTTGTATTCACCCTTCTTGGTTTTCCATTTCATTTTAACatactttattatttttgtttcccTAGATGTATTTCTATGCATCCTATATATTTCAAGCAGCTGGGATCTCTTCTGAGAAGATTCAGTATGTTGTGATAGGCACAGGAAGTTGTGAGCTTATCACTTCCATCACTTGTGTAAGTAGTACTCATCTAAAGAACTTGTGTTATGGAGGACAGCTCTCCAGACATATGCTGGAACACCTTTCCTTAGAACTATGCATTTGCTATTCTTGTTTCCATCCCCCTTTGCTGTTTGATGAGTGCCTATATGTTTGCCTTATTATCATATTATTGCTAATATTATTATGTTGTGTTCAATGGTTTTATCTCTCAGACATTAGTCATTGATCGCGTTGGACGTCGTGTGCTGGTGATGGGAGGGTACAGCTTGATGTCTGTGTGGGCAGTTGTTTTTATGGTGGCCTTATCTCAACAGGTATGAGCTCTATGTGTTTTATTAAAAACCAGTAGGAAAAAATGATGAAGATTGCTAGcagtataattaaaaaaatatatatatatataagttctATTCATATTTTTGTAAGTGTAAAATACAAATTTTTAGCCATATTACTCCATATTAATATTTCCATATGTATTCTGTTAGGCAGTACTATTGGAATGTACATTGATCAGCTTTTGCATTTAAACTACCTTAGAAAACAATAGAGGAGAGTGCAGaattctattaatattataaaggtgaaagttaagtttgtgtgtttggatgtttgttcctcaatcacgcaaaacccgctccaccgatttggctgaaattttccacaaacatagtcacactcgattgcgcaataggctacttttcatcacaatagcgcatatacgtttttcccaggacccccacaaaacccaagctcacatcactatctctgcaatctcacacacttaggaccatagcaagccacaaaattcatattaccctctacagcagaggtcagcaacccctggcacacgtgccaagagtggcactcctgccatatttcactggcatgccagcagcacaggacctgcaagagttaaatgaagtccaagcgtcccttcagtgctctgctagagctgaggcataaggacactccactttgagaggggtgcaggaaacccagggggtggagcttaatcgctcaggtctgtgcctgctatagtggtctgcatcctgcaaaaattccccgaggaggagaggaagctgctagcaaagtgaaactgaaaaacacacaggtacataggattactgttctcattaatatcaggcatttggggttattagtttagtgttagtaactccatgtgcctcacattaataggaataaaccccatcatgtccctcatattaacccatgtgtgcctcatataaaggttactaatatgtgagacatatggaggtactaataaaagacctcaataatgaagatacttaattatcacctccaagtctctcacatatcagtaactcttacacaagggttaatgtgagggacatgatggggttaattgctattaataagaggcacatggagttactaaactgtcatgcacagggacagactttatgttgcttgctcgagagtatcctgtgcccaaaacttacatgtactggcggaaaataacaaatcatacaatgtcgtatattcaagtatattcacttgaaatacctcggtcccaaagacactatgtacagtttctcagaacaccgtatagcagctgaaatacaaattacattcaacacaaaagtcacacgtattctctggattacagcaaaaacaagatacacagttacatttcatatcacataccttatacacagtacaaaaaccttacccgcgcctgtatttacccacttctacaatcaccgcagacgaagtcgcgggcaccaGCTAGTGGATATATATCTTTAGCTTCTTACGTTTCCTGGAGGGCTAATGAGATCTCATATGGTGAGGAGATTGGAGTCTTGTTCTTTTACAGTCTGGGCAGTAGAAGCTGTTACAGCGACACTTGAGTTAAGTGTGGTGGATAACCTCTTTTTAATCATGATATGCTGGATATTATGGTTTCCTTGTAGGTAGAATAAAAGTGCTCTGTGGCCCATTATTTAGCTTCACTATTGTGATTGTGTGCCTTTGTGAATGAAGAAGCCTGTAGAGGGACTGGACTCCAGTCTTTTCACCAAATTAGGTCTTTTtacacctttaaagaggacatttcagctcctggggcacatacggttttatatactgatagaaagccgactgaattggctttcacattctgtgcccccggtgaagagctatcggtgccaataccatagctcttcactgtcagaagggcgtttctgacagtcacagtagcgtctatagcactgtactgtgagagtagtgaggaaagcctctctcccttcctgatagtactcgtccatagacgagtacaggggggcgttcctccccgctctcacagtacatacCATAGTACATACCATAGCTAAGATTAACTTGCTGGAACTTTAATTCAACCTGTACTGAGGGATGCGAGGTGACGTGCTTGAGGTATGAAAACTAGCCTATCATTGAATTTAGGGTGCCCATGACCCTGTCACAGGCTGACTTGTCCTTCCTTGTACCACTTTTGGTAGGTGCTAACTACTGGGGACACCCCACAAGACCTGTCATTTTGAAAGTGCTCTGATCAAGTTATCTAGCCATCACAATTGTTTCGTTATGAAACTTGCACATATCTTTATCCTTGGCCATTTTCCTGCTTCCAATACATCAAATTCAAAAACTGACTTATTTGCTGCCAAATGTATCCAACCCATTGTAATAGGATAATCAATGCTATTTACTTTACTTGTCAGTAGTTTTATtgttatggctgatcagtgtGGATTTATATTATGTAGGTGTATTTCAGTATAAAAAGGTTATGTGCAGTAAATGCTTGTATGGTGATGGAGTGACCTGAGAACCCAAGCTGTATACAAGCAAGTACAATGCTGTCAACCACTTTGTGTGGGTAAGGGAGGTTGAGGTTGGACTTCTATGCACATAAGAATTTACATGGCCTCTAGTGTAGTGTACACAGAGAACATTAGTTTGCATTTTTATTATAGTTTATAACACCATAATAGAGCTCATGAAAGCTGTGCTCAGCTCCTGAATACTTAAGCACTCTTTACCTAAACAAACGTTTCCTGTTTGCTAGGAACACATTACATGGATGCCGTACCTCAGCATGGTTTGTATCTTCGCCTACATCTTGAGCTTTGGAATTGGACCAGGTAAATATAGAACTATAACATAAATGTCTATAAATTTGCCAGTGGACATATGTTCAAAAATAACAGCTGTGAATCTCATTGAGGCTAAGACCACATGTAGCgggtcacagccaaaaagcgctgtttgAAAAACCGCGGTGGAAAAACATTGTTGCTTTATCCacagtgctttttacagaaagtccgtagagttttcctctgcggactttctgcttccattacacctatagggaaatcaccagcatttccatcgatatgattgacatgctgcaatttccaaaaacgggatgtttttggaaattgcagcatttctgctgcgcatatttttctgcattgtgtggatgggattcactacagTCACTTTgccgggactgtaaaacgctgcatctACTccctgtggggcctcagctttactgTAATACCCTTAGTATTGGTGTTCGCTATTACAGTGTTCACAATTGTGTGTATGTTCAACATCATAAACATCTGATTTCCTGTTTTTTCCTAAACTAAAGCTGGAGTTACTGGTCTGATGCCTGCTGAAATATTTGACCAGATGGCCCGACCTGCTGCATACATGATCTGTGGCTCCCTCATGTGGCTAGTACTATTTGTGGTGGGCTTGGCTTTTCCTTTCATTGTGGTGAGCTTATATCATTGACATTTTTATCAAATTTATCCATGTTCTTTGTATGTGGTTAGCACATAATTGTAACATTACATCCACATGTACAGATtttctgctacagattttgctgcttatGCTGGGCTAACTCCAAGGTCCATCTGCAATAAATGTTAGCATGTGTTGCTGCACAATTCATCCACTGGACTGCAAAGCTTGAAATGACATACTGTGTAATATTTATTTCCATAAGACGGATGAGACTTGTTAAGATACTCGtactgtaatatgctgcagattttctgcccacaattctgtgtaaaaaataaaatacatggggcaacatggtggcttagtggttagcactgcagtcttgcagtgctggagtcctgggcttgaatcccggcaggaacaacatctgcaaggagtttcgagggttatgaatgatgtttcccttagtccaaacagcagcacaacagatcaggtattcctgcccctgtgtgcggtttaggacaggtggaattttggcAGTCTCACTCCATCTTTGTCAAGCATTACCGTTTGGACCTGCAAAGGTCAGAGGCTACCACCTTTGGTTATAATGTATTGTCATCTGTATGCCTAGGGGTAatctcgctacatccccatctgttgtgctgcggtttggacgtgggggaattgagggttatgaatgataacctgtttcccttagtccaaacagcagcacaagttttttttccctccctaTATTTACTAGCATTatctttatttttactttataattaacacaaggggaggaggttcctcttaccttcttataggggggaTAACGGCTGCATTTAATTTGACTTagttaaaattccacctgtcctaaaccgcacacaggggcaggaataccccatctgttgtgctgcggtttggacgtgggggaatgtatgttctccccgtgtttgtgtggatctcctcccattatataaagacatactgataggaaaataaataaatgtacattgtgacctctatatggggctcacaatctacataaaaaaagaaaatataatacaCATCATATCCATCAATTGTAAACATGCTCTCATATTGTTAAATTCTGTACAgtagaggcaacacggtggctcagtggttagcactgcagctttgcagcactggagtcctgggttcgaatcccaccaggaacaacatctgcaaggagtttgtatgttctccccgtgtttgtgtggatttactcccatactaatacaaagacatactgataggaagaaaaataaaaagtacattttgttccctatatggggctcacaatctacattaagaaaaaataaataaattctttacAGTGAGGTGAAATATTCCATATCATATGTTTTCTATATGTGCTCTTCCTACAGTACCCATCCCAACATGATAACTTATTGAGTCTAACAAATTATAAATATCAAACAGAGTATTCACACTGCACAGTTTTTTATACAACCAACGACTCATCCATAAAACAAAGAACTACTTGAATACTAAAGACGAATGTTTGATACATTACAGTTATTGCTCACACAACACTGTTTTCAAGTAGAAATCTAATAGTTTGTGCAATGTATATGTAAATTATCCTGAGTTTTGTGATTAATTGGCTAACTACAATAAATATTGTTTTTAGTGTGATTTTGTATATTTCTTGTTGGGCGACTTTAGTATCCCAACACTAAGCAATTGACCTTAAGCTAAACAGAAACTGTGTGAATCATTGCTACATATAAACAGCTATCATAACCACTCTCAAAGGAAGATTTTATCCTGCTTAAAGTAATAGAGTATGGTTCTGTTCACACTGCACTTGAACTCTACACATGTTGTATGTGTGGGGAAGGTTCTCCTTGTATataccaatatattatttgacttCAATAGCCAGATTTATATATCATTTTGCCACATTtggcctgtatatagtatactttTTTGTGATTGTATTGAAATGTGTACTTGGCTGCTGTTTATAGTGGCACTCCAACAAAAATGTCTACTCTCTGGTCCTTTAGAAAAGTACATGACAAATTGTATCGTCTTATCGTCTATCTTCATTTTAATTTACATTGTGTAACTTTTGTAATGAGTCAGAGAATACAAAATTTTGCGGGAgtgcaattttaaaggggttacccagcaGTATTTCAGCAGATATATGTTATTGCTTGTATACTGAAATGTTacccaattttccaatatacttggtATCAACTTCAAACGCTAGGTCTGTATGCGGAgccaaaagacagaaaccctgtCCACTTGGTTACATGCAGAAACTTGCagcccccatagcatataattggGTCCGCCATATTTCTGCCCAGTTTCTACCatatttatactgaaaccagtggagagaaaagtcctccttgcaggacctttctcttgGTTGATTTTAAACGGAATCTGGGATGAACTCTCCTACGGAGActtgaatgctagtgtgaccctaacgtcacttttctagatctcttgttctcattcattgtttacttccagtgcataatagtcagtccatggtcatgtgatatacagtccacggtcatgttatataccaggggtgctcacactttttcagcgtgtgagctactttattagctgaccaaggcaaaagatctactagggcgggggcgGGGCGGGCTTGTGGGTGGGGTGGGCGGGGGCGGGCATGTGGGCGAGGCCAGGCGtatcgtgacagcaggagacagcagtgttctgtggctgcccagggatcccctctgtctgcttcttcacgGCGCAGGCTGAGagctatctctggacactggcaggctggggctgcggcagccccgcctgccagtgtccggagatgactctcagcctgcactgtgaagaggcagacaccggggatccctgcatcccgcgatcgacccatacgtcctttgcgatctaccagtagatcgcgatcaatgtattgggcacccctgttatatacagtccatggttatgtgagggACTCAGCTCAACTATGACTGTAGTGAACTGTAAGCCTGTGTGACCATCCCattaccatggactgatttttatccactggaagtaaggaaTGAATgacaagcaagcagagatctataatgtatattggaaaaatatgttacttttcattatacaaacaataacacttaTTTGTCTTCATCACCGTGCACTTTGCTTTCCATTTCTGACCGTAGGTTTCACCTGCAGATATTTCCACTGCCACAGACTAATCTATGCTCTTTGTTCTGTTTCAGCAAGGACTTCGTCATTTCTGCTTTATGCCATTTCTAGTGGTCTGTGTCTGCACCACTTTATATATTGGATTCTTCCTTCCAGAGACTAAAGGAAAAAGCGTTTTAGAAATTACAGAAGAATTTAAAAGAGCAAAACCACACAGTGAGAAAAATGGCTGGATCGGAGTTCAAGAGATCAAATCAACTAGTTTATAAGAGAAAGAATATTATACATTATAGACCAGAGTACACAGAAAACCAAAGCTGGGATTTAAAGTTGTTTTCCAGGCTATgtaattgatgacctttcctttgccaaataaagagaacctttcatcacctccaccaattcaagttcttaataTCTGTTAGTAGGCACCGCTCCACTGAATCTAGCTCATCTGGATTTTTCTTTATAGCCTCTCCCATTCCTGAGCATCAAGCaccgttagttttggtgcctgatgtgctatttaagctctgtaatgtcagaagggcagtgtcagacagggggtgtgaccCAAatatccaatcagaggcagccagtgtcagagctcagaatcacacaacTTGTCTGCTCCTGCACTAAAACTAGCAGGGCTTATTGCTTGGGAGTGTTgtgggatagagaaaaaaatccagctcTGCCAGAATCAGTTAAGCAGCACCTATTGTTAATTGTTGTaaggagctggacttgttggaggtggtgaaaggtccttgtaAAATATCAACAGGGGTCCAACACTCGGGACCatggctgatcagctgttcagagTGACTGAAGCGGTCAGTGATTGCTACAACCTCTTCAGCACTTACCAAGCACATCGCCATATGTACTTGGTAAGTGCCCAATAACTAGAATCAGGACGTGACCAATGAATGAGATATCACATGACCTTAGAAATTGAAGCAGCACTCAGGTAGATCTGTTTTTTCAACTTGATCCTGGTTGTCGGACCCCCACAAATCTTCATTTGGTTACCTATCTATccgaaggataggtcatcactgtaAAAGTTTCAGAAAACCCGTTTAAGGCCAGGGCCGCAGATTgcgaaaatgctgcgttttacattacctgcaaagtggatgagattctggcttatccaatccacacactgcagaaaaaaaaaatcggcagTGAAAAAGCTGCGATTTGAAAAACAATTATGTTTTATCGGGTCAGTTATTCTTATGGAAaccctggtgttttctgtataggtataataggggcagaaagtttgcagaggaaaatgctgtgaaaaactctttggaaaaaaaaactgatgcttttccccacatagcaagccacagcTGAAAAtttctgcgggaaaaaccgcggtggaaacacagtggtttttcccacagccgttttcacagaaagtacgcagagttttcctctgcggactttctactttatTTATACCAATACAGAAAATGCCGGCGTTTCTGTATAATTGACaatctgcgatttccaaaaacacaactgttttggaaattgcaacatttctgctgcaggtatttttctgcaatatttggaaggcactttgcagggactgtaaaatgcaacgttttttaCTGCAGGGTTTCTGTCATGGCCAAACCTtggtgtttacgccatgtggggcttcagcctaagatgTCTTCCGATTCTGCATTTACTTGCACAATTCGCATGTGCTTCATTGTCCTTCACATGAATGTGTTTATGCACTCCTATAAAAAATGTTCTTTTCTATATCAAAAGCTGCTAAAGAAATCAGCTGCATGTGTATTATACTTTGGGTTATTTTGGATTTACATATTGTTGATAATTTCTACAGCAGttcaaatatttatatatattatatacaatatattatagtaatatattatattatttggcTTACAGAATTATTTAGCAGAGTCTcagaaaaatatgtaaaaaatagaAAGACAAAGGAGAAAACAGAGAAAGGGGAAAGAGGATAGGTACTATTGTTGCATATCTTTATAAAGGTGGTCTTCCCTTTACTAGGGATCTGTACTTCAGTTCATCACTTTCACAGCTGATGGTTTTCTATCCGATAACAATAAAAGACTATTTGTTACTGGTCATAAGAAGAAAAAACTCATGAGCGGCACCACGTCTGAATTACAGCCTACGCCGCCCGTTATAAATTGTGTCCAAATGGAAGAGTCAGGTGCTGAGTGTACCATATACTTTCATTATTCTTGGCTATCGCCAACCAGATGGTGCGCTCTGCCTCAAAAATATATAGACAGGAATACAAATATGCAAAAAGAATAATCAGGGCACTCATTGAGGTACTTTGTTAAAAATCATAGtcctttatttcatccttcttaaaACAGATTGCACAGGAAGAGAGGAAAAGCAACACTTCCAAGCCTGACAAAGTGCTGTGTGCACCAAACGGACATAGCTTGGAAGTGTTGCTTTTCCTCTCTTCCTGTGCAATCTGTtttaagaaggatgaaataaaggaCTATGATTTTTAACAAAGTATctcggtgagtgccctgcttattCTTTTTGCATAGACTGTTTGTTATATCAAGCATCCTGGTAAAAAtttagctaaggccccatgttgcggaaaagcagttttttctgttgcagattttgctgctttttttttttttttttttttttttttgccaaatccaaatatgaattgagcagaagggaaacatctaagaacttcctttgtgtttcccattctttttcaatccactcctgactttggctcaaaaaatgctccttttccgcaacatggggattTAACCTTAGGTAAGgaaaaaaacgcaacattttaCAGCGcctgtgaatcccatccacacactgcggaaaaatacACAGAGCagccatgctgcaattttcaaaattatATTGACAGAAACGCCACCCAGCATTCCTTTCAATTGTTACTTAGTTGTCTccaataatatttttatataaataatatataggccCTTATAAAATGCACGTATTATAGTTAGTGTAAGACTAGACAAGACAATCTTAAAGTGTGCCATGTGCTGGATTTATCATAATGACTGAtcctgaatgataaatctggtttACTTTTGGACTGTCTAGTAGTCTCATGTTACACTTCCTATTTGTTGTCTTACCTCATGCCAAAAAATGAGCCGAAGTTTTGGCACATGATGATGCATCTTAAGCCATACCCCTTTCCTCTGTAGGTAGGTCATGGCCCAATTCTACCTCAAACTTCTAGCTGAACAATTTGTAAAAAATGTCTGAAATGATTGATAAATTGCAAGGTATGTAAGCAAAGTATGCcacaattctggtgtatttttatTGGTAATTCACTCCAATAGGTGCTGTAATGACACTGTAGCCATAATGGCTAAAAAGTTTAGCTTTATTTTCACCTTATTTCCTCTACAACATTTCACTATAATGGAATTGCTCCCCATCATACAAATCTACTTCTTTCCCTCTTTATGCACTAGGCATATACTATATAATCCTAGAATGTATTTGGTGCTCCTGATTCTTATTATTGCTTTCATTACATTATTGCaccat carries:
- the LOC142204426 gene encoding solute carrier family 2, facilitated glucose transporter member 11-like, which gives rise to MDEEGDDEEEQPQSNARAPGWVLLLTMCAAGIGGTFQYGYNLTIINAPTNHIQKFVNETWLERYGSELDSWIITLIWSIIVSVFPLGGFMGALLAGPMAIRLGRKKSLLFNNLFIILSAISCGFSRYAKSFEMIILGRILAGVNSGVSMNIQPMYLGESAPKKLRGTGALSCAVSTAIGLVMGQVVGLREILGSEEVWPLLLASNVVPAIIQLMVLPWVPESPRYLLIDLKDKDSCVVALRRLRGNCDFSGEVEEMMAEQRAIQGQRPKSLCELIREPSLRRQILTIVVLSSAMQLCGNDSMYFYASYIFQAAGISSEKIQYVVIGTGSCELITSITCTLVIDRVGRRVLVMGGYSLMSVWAVVFMVALSQQEHITWMPYLSMVCIFAYILSFGIGPAGVTGLMPAEIFDQMARPAAYMICGSLMWLVLFVVGLAFPFIVQGLRHFCFMPFLVVCVCTTLYIGFFLPETKGKSVLEITEEFKRAKPHSEKNGWIGVQEIKSTSL